The segment TAGGTTTTGCCTGCCCCGCGAAAAGGACCGATCACGAGTTTCAGTCTTCCTTTATGCAAGGCCTGAATGGATTGCAGAATTTCTTCCGGTGATTTCCTGCGGAAGGCTTCCATATCAAGTCACCTACTCTACTATCAAAAATAAACCCGTTCAGACCGACCACGATGGCAGGCTTAATTCAGCTCCTGCATCGCCAGATTGAGCAAAGTCACATTCACAACCGGCTCACCCAAAAATCCAAGCTGACGACCCGAAGTGTGCTCCCGGATCAGCTGATAAAGCACCGAGTCCGACAGGCCTCTGAGCTCGCTGATGCGGGGCACCTGAGCCCGCGCGGCTTCGGGATGAATATGAGGGTCCAGGCCGGAGGCCGAGTTCGTCATCAGCTCCTGGGGCAGGCCGCTCTCCCCTGCGTCCGGGTTACTCTTCCTCCATTCCAGAGAAAGCTCTTGCATCCGGCGGTGCAGCTCCGGATGAGAAGGCGCATAGTTGGGGCTTCCCGAGCCCTCAGCAGCGTATTCTATAGAAGACAGTCGTCCCTGGAACCAGGATGGGTCCGTGAAGCTTTGACCAATTAACTCTGATCCGATTGCGGTTCCCTGCGGATTATAAATAAGACTGCCGTCCGCTTGCTTCGCCATCATCGTCTGTGCAATCACAGTAACCGCGACGTTATAGACGAGGCCGCATAACAGCATAAGGGACAGACTCAGACGGATACTGGACAATACCATTTTCATAGCGTTCTCCTCTCTCATATCCATAATGAGATGATTTCGTCAATCAGTTTGATCCCGATAAAAGGCACCACAACCCCGCCCAGGCCATAGATAATCAAGTTGCGCTGCAACAGCCGGGAGGATGACATCGGCTTGTAAGCTACGCCCTTCGTGGCGAGCGGAATTAACAGCGGTATGATCACGGCGTTGAAGATCAGCGCGGACAAAATCGCCGTTTGCGGCGAGCCCAGCCTCATCACATTCAACAACTCGAGCTCAGGGATCGCGATCATGAACATAGCGGGAATAATTGCAAAATATTTAGCGATATCGTTCGCAATACTAAACGTAGTCAGCGCTCCTCGGGTCATCAGCAGCTGCTTGCCAATCGCAATGACCTCGATCAGCTTGGAGGGGTCCGAATCCAAGTCGATCATGTTGGCTGCCTCCTTCGCGGCCACCGTCCCGCTGTTCATGGCAATGCCTACATCTGCCTGAGCTAATGCCGGCGCATCATTGGTACCATCACCGGTCATCGCCACAAGCTTGCCCTCCGATTGCTCCTTGCGGATGACTAATATTTTGTCCTCCGGCCGGCACTCTGCGATAAAGTCATCTACCCCAGCCTCCAATGCAATCGTTGCTGCCGTCACGGGGTTATCGCCTGTACACATGATGGTCTTGATCCCAAGGCGGCGCATCTGCTCAAACCGCTCCCTCATCCCTGGCTTAACAGTATCTTTCAAATGAATAAGTCCGTATATGGTTTGATCCACTGCCACCGCCAAGGGCGTTCCACCTGCGCGAGCCACTTTTTCTGCTTTAAGCTCCAGATCTTGGGGCACAAGCCCGCCTTGAGAAAGAACCCACCGCTTGATGCTTTGTACAGAGCCTTTTCGAATGCTGCGGCCATCCGCCAGTTGGACGCCGCTCATTGCAGTCTCCGCGCTGAACGGAATCCACTCCGCTTCCTTGTAAGCCGTCATATCCAGAGCTATGCCTTGTGTATCCAGCAGCGCTAGTACCGAGCGCCCCTCCGGGGTATCATCCATGAAGGAGCAGATGCCTGCCCATCGTGCCAGAGACTGCTCATCACTGTCCCCCACGGGAATCCACTCGCTGGCCATCCGGTTACCGTACGTAATTGTGCCGGTCTTATCCAGAATGACCGTTTGAATATCACCGGATGCTTCAACCGCCTTGCCGGAAGTGGCAATCACATTAAACTGGGTGACACGGTCCATACCAGCGATCCCGATGGCAGACAGGAGCCCTCCGATCGTGGTAGGGATAAGGCAAACCAGCAAGGCGATCAGAATCGGCACCTCCAGCCGGATATCTACATAAGACGCGATCCAGGGGATCGTAATGACCACCATCAGGAACACCAGCGTCAGGCTGGTCAATACTGTGTTTAGTGCAATTTCATTAGGTGTTTTTTGTCTTTTAGCCCCTTCCACCAATAGAATCATCCGATCGAGAAAAGACTCTCCGGGGTCAGCGGTCATCATGATCTTGATCTGATCACTCACTACTCGTGTTCCGCCAGTCACCGAGCTGAAGTCGCCCCCGGATTCCTTAATGACCGGCGCGGATTCTCCAGTAATGGCTGATTCGTCCACGGAGGCCAGTCCCTCGATGACTTCACCATCTCCCGGAATCCACTCTCCCTGAGAGACAATCACGATATCTCCTTTTCGCAGCTCTGACGAATGCACCTGTTGAATTGCGCCGCTGCTGCTTATTTTGCGGGCCAGAAGATCCTGCTTGGTCTTCTTTAAGGCGTCTGCCTGAGCCCGCCCCCGCCCTTCCGCTAGAGCCTCCGAGAAATTAGCAAACAGCAGTGTGCTTAGCAGAATAAGCGCTACAGCCAGGTTAAACCCCCGGGATGTGGTTCCTCCGAATACATCCGGGGCGATCACAAGGATCAAGGTAATCAGCAAGCCGATTTCCACGACAAACATGACCGGGTTACGGATCATAACGGCTGGATTCAACTTAATCATGGATTCTTTCAAGGCGTTGCGCAGCAGGGGCGCTTTGGTGTTAAAGGTCTCATTTTTCATTCGGATGTCCTCCAGACAATCATGGTTAAAGCGTTAAATACTCTGCGATGGGACCCAGTACGAGAACCGGAAAAAAGGTCAAAGCTCCTACTACCAGGACGGTTCCCAACAAAATAACCATAAACCCTCGGCTGTCTGTACGGAGAGTGCCCGAGGTTTCCTGAATTCTTGCTTTGGAGGCCAGCGAACCGGCGACCGCCAGCAGCGTAATCATTGACAAGAACCGGCCAAGGTACATCACCGCTGCTGTCGACATATTCCAGAAGAGATTATTATCCGCAAGCCCCTCAAAGCCGGAGCCGTTATTTGCTGCAGACGAGGCATACTCGTAAAGCACTTGTGTAATGCCATGAAATCCGGGATTGGATATCGTTTCCGGCACTGCCGCCAGTGCTGCCGCAGTGGGGATGAGAATAAGCACAGGATGAATCAGCAAGGTGACCGCGAGCAGCTTCATTTCACGCGCTTCAATCTTTTTACCGAGAAACTCCGGGGTACGCCCGATCATTAAGCCGCACAAAAAAACGCCTACAATGACATACATCAATACGTTCATCAGCCCGGCACCTGCACCGCCAAAGACCGTATTCAGGAGCATAGCAGACAGAGCAGCCATCCCCCCCAGCGGGGTTAGGGTATCATGCATCGTGTTGACTGCACCCGTTTCCGAGGCCGTCGTAACGACAGCGTACAGTGTGGATTGGGCAATGCCGAACCGGGCTTCTTTGCCTTCCATACTTCCGGCCTGCTGAAAGCCATAGCTGTCGAACACCGGGTTACCCTGACTTTCCGCACCCAGGGCACCACCCAGCAGCAGCAGAAACAGCAGGCCCATCGACATGAACAGAATCCTTCCCTGCTTGATGCTGCCTACCATGATTCCATAAGTGAAGGGCAGTGCTGTGCCGATAAATAGCATAAGAATAATCTGAAGAGCGTTGCTAAGCGCATTCGGATTCTCGAACGGATGCGCTGAATTTACTCCGAAAAAGCCGCCGCCATTATTGCCCAGCTCTTTAATAGAAAGAAAAGATCCGACCGGCCCTCTGGCAATATGCTGCACTCCTCCCTCCAAGGTCTGAACGACCGCAGGCGGATCGAGCGTCTGAGGAACCCCCAGCGCAACAAAGATGAGGGAGAACAGAAACGACACGGGCAGCAGAATCCGGGTAATCGAGCGAACCAGATCAGAGAAGAAATGCCCTAGAGGCAGACCCGCCAGCCCCCGAATGAAAGCGATGGATACAGACAATGCCGTAGCCGGTGCGGTAAACATCATAAAGACAATCCCAACCATCTGGGAGAAATAAGATAAGCCGCTCTCCCCGCTGTAATGCTGCAAATTTGTATTTGTCATAAAGCTGATCGCTGTATTGAAAGCCAGCGCCGGTTCCATGTTGGGGATCCCTGCAGGATTCAGCGGCAAATACTGCTGCAAGCGGAACAGTGTATACACCATCAGGATCATGACCAAATTACTGACTAGCACAGACCCGGCATACTGCTTCCAGGTCTGGTTGCTGTGCTTCACTCCGCCCAGACTCAGCAGGGGACGCTCAATCCAGCGAAACCAGCGGTCCAGCCGAGACGGAGCATCATTAAAAACAGAAGCCATATAGTGCCCGGCCGGCTGAGCCAACAGCAGCACAAGGCCCAGCGTGATACCCATGCTTAGCAATGCAAACATATTTTCAGCTCCATTTCTTCAGATCCTGCCTAGAATTTCTCGGGTGAAATCAGCGCATATACCAGGTATACGGCTACCAAGAAAGTGACAATGCCCAGAAGCCACATCACGAGGTCCAGCTCCCTTCCTCTGTTGTTCTCTTCGCCCAACTCAGCAGTCCCCACACCAGCGTAAACAATAGCAGCAGACATAGCACCATCATGATATCCAGCATATAAGCTTCCTCCCGATTTCATTTAGCGGACAGCATCCAGCAAAAAGGATACGTCCCCGCTTTGACTGTAAATGACATAATCCGCACCCAGCTGACTGTAAAGAGTACGGTAGCGGCAATGCTCCGTAATCACATAAATCGAATTCCCGGTCCAGCCTTTAATGGACTGCAGGTAGCTGCAGATCATGGGCAGAGAATTCTCGAAGAGAAACACGCTGCCGATGGGCGTTGGGGGATAGGCGGGAAAAGAATCGGCGGCGTTCACAGAAATCAGCAGCCGTTCATGTTCTGCCATGGATGCCAAGCCTGCCCATTCCTCCGGGCCTCCGTTCAGCAAAGCCACGGGGATATGATGCTCTGCTAACGTCTGTACGAATGCCAGCCCGGCTCGTGTATGAGCGGATACGAGCGTAAATACAGCTTCCCCCTCTGTTCTCACATCCCGCATCTGATTGTTCTCCTTTCCAGTCCCAGCTATATGGATAGTGCCCTGCAAGCGGATGACCTTGTTGTCCTCCATGGCTTGCTGAGGTCATCATAATACGGATCTCCATAAACAAAGGGTAAAGATCTGCGTTAAAGCTGTAAAAAAAACATAAAAAAGCGCCCTCCCGCAAATATAGAGGACGCTTCAGATACAGCTATTTCAATAAATGAATGCAAAACTCAAGATCCGACTGCAAATGCTCCTTCATCAGCCGCTCAGCCAGGTCGCCGTCATGGGACGAGATCGCCTCGCAAATCTGTTCATGCTCATCAATGAGGAAGGGGCGCTTGTGGTACACGACCGTTTTGCGGAACAGGTAAATGATCGACTGCATTCTTGCAATCGTATCAATCATGAACGGGTTATGTGTAGCCTGGACAATAATATCGTGAAAGCGCGCGTTCGCCGTCATAATCTCCTCCGGGCTTCCATGGCGTCCGATATCGACGCAGCTGCGAAGCTCCACCAGCTCCTCTTCGCCCAGAAATTGCGCGGCACTGCGCGCGGCAAAGCCTTCCAACAATATGCGGACCTGAAACAGGTTGCGCAGATCCGTTTCCGTGGGATTCACCACTCTTTTCTGCTGAATCAGGCCCTCCTGCTCCAGCTTGCGGATGGATTCGCGCACGGGGGTGCGGCTGACCCCGATCTCTTCAGCCAGCTTTTCTTCAATCAGCTTGGTGCCTCGCGGCAGCTCGCCGTTCAGAATCTGGTCCCGGATCGTTTCGTAGGCTTTGATAAACGCTACAGATGACTTCTTGATCATATGCCTTGTCGTCTCCTAAATCTTATATTCTTTAATTGTCAATTGTGACGAACCTGCTTCATTCTTCATTGAACTTGAACTTCATTACCATTCCTCAAGAGAAAGCACCTTAGGAAGTCATACAGCTTGAAAAAAAGCCTGTCATTTCCAGTATAATGCGTGGACATAATGTTTAACAGAATAAAATATGTATACTTTTTAAATATTTTTGTATACAAAATATTTATATTTGTGTACAATATCATTTGTAAGCGATAACAAATAAATCTGCCGGACGATATGTTCGAAGCAGAATCTATGGATAGTACTAAGGAGGTTATTTCTGTGAAAATTGGATTTATTGGACTTGGCATCATGGGAAAGCCGATGTCACAGCATCTGATCCGCGCCGGCTATAAGCTGACCGTATACGATATTAATGTAAGCGCTGTTGAGGAACTGGCCGCAAGCGGTGCTATTGCCGCAGCTTCTCCGAAGGAGGTCGGCGAGCAGAGTGAGCTGATCTTTACGATGCTGCCGAACGGGGAGCATGTGAAGAGCGTAATCCTGGGTGAGCACGGGGTTATTCACGGCGCGAAGCCGGGAGCCATCGTCGTAGACATGAGCTCGATCTCTCCTGTCGTATCGAAGGAAATTGCCGATGCACTGCAGGCTGCAGGCATGGAGATGCTGGATGCGCCGGTCAGCGGCGGCGAGCCGAAGGCCGTAGACGGCACGCTGGCCATTATGGTCGGCGGACCGGAAAGCGCTTTCCAGCAGGCGAAGCCGGTTCTGGAGCATATGGGCAAGGATATTACGCTCGTTGGCGGGCATGGCTGCGGAACCACGGCCAAGCTGGCGAATCAGATCCTGGTCAATGTCCATATTGCAGCCATGTCCGAAGCGCTCATTCTGGCAGCTAAGGCCGGCATTGATCTGCAGAAGATGTATGAAGCCATCCGCGGCGGTCTCGCTGGAAGCGCCGTGCTGGATGCCAAGGTGCCGCTCATTCTGGAGCGTAATTTCGTAGCCGGCGGACGGATTGACATCAACGCGAAAGACTTGACGAACGTCATGGACACTGCGCATGCCATCGGCGTTCCATTACCGCTCACCAGTCAGGTGCTGGAAATGTTCCACTCCCTGAAGGCGGATGGAAAGGCTGCGGATGATCACGGCGGTCTGGTCCAATACTATGAGAAAATTGCCAATTTCCAAGTGTCCGGTGACAGCCAATGAGGATCCAGGCCAGTACAGCCCTGTCCCGTTACCCTTCTCTTTCTCCGGATGCGGTGAAGGCGCTTTGGGAGAAAGAGATCTCTTCCTTCAAGCACCAGATTATCGTGCTGGATGATGATCCGACCGGAGTCCAGACGGTGCACGGCGTGTCCGTGTACACCGATTGGAGCGAGGCATCGATCGAGCAAGGATTTCTTGAGCCTGGCAGCCTGTTCTTTATTCTGACGAACTCCCGCGCCTTCTCCGAAGAGGAGACGCGCCAGGTGCATCAGGATATCGCGGAGCGCGCGGCCGCAGTCAGCCGCAAGCTGAATCAGCCCTTCCTGCTCATCAGCCGGGGAGATTCCACGCTGAGAGGGCATTATCCGCTGGAGACCGAGGTGCTGTATGAGACGCTGCAAGGAGAAGGAAATCCTATCGACGGCGAAATCCTGCTTCCCTTCTTCTTTGAAGGCGGACGGCTAACGCTTGAAGGCGTGCATTATGTACGTCAGGAGGATGAGCTGATTCCGGCGGGCGAAACCGAATTTGCGAAAGACCGCACCTTCGGCTACCGCTCAAGCTCCCTTGCGGAATATGTAGAAGAGAAGACGGACGGACGGTTTTCTGCGAAGGACGTCACCTTGATTCCGCTCTCCATGATCCGCAGTCTGGCGATCGACGAGATCACGTCTCTACTCATGAATGTGAGTCGCTTCAACAAGGTCGTGGTCGATGCCGCTGAGGAGCAGGACGTGCGTGTATTTACTATCGCTCTCATGCGCGCATTGCGCCAGGGCAAGACGTTCCTGTACCGCACAGCGGCAGCCTTCACCAAGGTGATCGGGAACATCTCTTTCCGGCCATTGCTTACCGCACCCGAGCTCGTAAATCCAGAAGCTTCCACCGGCGGCCTCATCATGATCGGGTCCCATGTGCAGAAGACGACCGATCAGCTGGAGAAGCTCAAAGAGCTATCCACTCTGCATTTTCTGGAGCTGGATGCCCATCTCGTACTGGAGCCGGAAGACTTTCAGGAAGAAATTGACCGTGTTCAGCGGGAAGCGGAAGAGAAGGTTCAGGCCGGTGTGACCACCGTCATTTATACGCGGCGCGAGCGGCTTGACCTGGGTCAGAACATGAAGGAGAAGGAGCTGCAGCTGTCGGTCGATATTTCCCGCGCGGTAACCTCCATTGTCCAGCGCTTTGCCGTCACTCCGCGTTACTTGATCGCCAAGGGAGGCATCACCTCCAGTGATATCGGCACGAATGGCCTGGGCGTTCGCCGAGCGACGGTAGCCGGGCAGGTAGCTCCCGGCATCCCGGTATGGACGACAGGGGAGGAGAGCAAATTCCCTCATCTGCCTTACATTATTTTTCCCGGCAATGTCGGGGCGGTTACAACGCTGCGGGATGTTGCAGCCATGCTGGAAGGCACGAACCAGCCGTAATATACGTTGACTCATATTTAAGGGGGCTTATCCATGGTTACTGGTAACCTGCTCATTGTTATTTTCCTGTTATCGCTGGCGGCACTGTTCTTTGCCATTCTGAAGTTAAAAATCGAGCCCTTTCTCGCGCTCGTCAGCGTCGCCCTCGTAACTGCTCTTGTCATTGGCATGCCGCTGAATGAAGTGGCATCCACCGTAACGACCGGCTTCGGCAACACGCTGACCGGCGTCGGGATTCTGATTGGCCTTGGCGTAATCTTCGGCCAGTTCCTCGGCGCGTCCGGAGCGGTGGAGAAAATTGCCCAGTCCGTGCTGAAGGTGTTCGGCGTGAAGCGTTCTCCCGCCGGTCTTGCGCTGACAGGCACCGCGGTATCGATCCCTGTATTTTTTGATGCTGCCTTTGTCATTCTGAGCGGCCTGATTCGCAGTCTGTCCTCCAAGACCGGCATTACGGTCGTTTCCTTCGTCACCGCGCTGGGTGTCGGCCTTATCGTTTCCCATAACATGATTGCTCCGACTCCCGGACCGCTGGTCGTTGCGGAGAATACCGGCGCAGAGCTTGGCCTGTTCATCCTGTACGGCATCATCGTGGCCATTCCCGCCACACTGGTGGGCGGCTACCTGTACGGGATGCTGATTGGCAAGCGCATGAAGCATTCCGGAGACATGGAAGAAATTGCGGTCGATCCCGCAGACCAGCCGAAGAAGGAAATCGGCACGGGCCTCAGCTTCTTTATGTTAGCGCTACCCATCGTACTCATTCTGGCAAACACCGTGTCCAAGCTGCTGCTGCCTGATACGTCCATTTCCAGCTTCTTCGGCTTCGTCGGTGAGAAAAATGTCGCGTTGCTGATCAGTGTATTCGCTGCTCTGTTCCTGCTCCGCCCTTATATCTCGATTCCTTACAGCCGCCTCTATTCTGAGGCTATCAACTCGGCCGGGATCATTATCCTGATTACAGGAGCCGGCGGAGCGTTCGGAGCCGTCATTAACAAGAGCGGCATCGGCGACTATCTGATTCAGACGATGCAGAGCTGGAGCATTCCAGTCCTGCTGCTGGCCTTTATCTTCTCGCAAATTCTGCGTGCTTCGCTGGGATCGGCGACGGTGGCTCTTGTGACCACCTCCAGCATCCTCGGACCGATGGCTGTCGATCTGGGCGTATCCCCGATTCTGCTCGGTCTCGCCATCTGTGCAGGCGGCATCGGCTTGTCCCTGCCGAACGATTCCGGCTTCTGGGTAGTCAGCCGCTTCGGCAAGCTGACCGTGCCGCAGACGCTTCAAGCCTGGACGCTCGGCGGCTTCATTGCCGGCCTGACCGCTCTGGCTACCGTCTTTGTCCTTAGCCTGTTCTCCGGCATTTTGCCTGGACTGTAAACCGATCAAGCCCCGCGGGGCCGTCCCTGGATCTGATGATCTTAGGGCGGTCCCGCGGGGCTTTGCACTGCTTGCTTCTATGCGTGGAAGCCAATGAGGCTTCCTTGCTCCAGGCTACCTACCACCGGATCGAGGTAATCAGCCGCTGTATCCGCTCCTTCTCCTCACCGCTCACATCCCACTGCTGCAGCTCCAGCAGGATGCGCTCCCGGTTCGTAAAGCCCTTCGCCAGGCCGTTTAACCGTGCTGCAAGCGTAGAGCGCTGCAGGTCCTCCAGAGAAGCAAAGTGCTGCTCCAGCTTACCCATCGCATCCGGAAATCGCTTCAAATAGTACTTCTGATGCCGATCCTCGGCAGGATAAAAGGCCTCAAAGGGCAGAAGCTCCGTTGCAGGCGCTCTGCCGCTTGCGCTTGCCAGCTCCTGCAAAACATCCAGCGCCGCCTTCCGCTGATTCTCTCCACTGTACAGAAGCAGAGAGCGGTACTGCCGGCCCTTATAGTCATTAATGACCTCTGGAGTATGATGCCTCCAGAAGATACGCAGCAGCTCCTCATAAGAAATCAGGCCGGGATCAAAATAAAGCTCCACACTTTCACTGTGATCTCCCATCTGCCGATAGGTTGGCCCCTTCAGCTTGCCGCCGGCATAGCCCGTCCGGGTGGATATGACGCCTGGCAGCGCACCGAACAATGCCTCCGGGGACCAGAAGCAGCCCATGGCCAAGCGGGCGACTTGCATTTTATCCTTCCGTCCATCATGATCAACCTGTGACAGCGCCATGCTGCATCCCTCCACTTCACCTTAAAGTATTGAACCTGTACACCCAAGGAGCATTGTGACTATGAAAAATCGATTTCGCATCGGAGAGGTCGCCCGGCTGTTTCAGCTGTCCGCTTCGACGTACTGACCCCTTAATTGCGGACAGGCTGTCCCCCGGGACCTAAAACCCTTGGGAGACAGCCTGTTATTGTTCACGCACGGTGTATACAAGAATAAGGAGCTTCTATCCCCCTCGGCTTAGCCCCGGGCCCACCTGTTGATGAAATCCGCAAAGCTCTCGGCCAGCTTCGTCACCGCATAGCCATGACCCCGATCCACATGGATCACTGCCGGCTCGCCGTCATTGCCGGTCTCGCGGTAATCCAGCATGATGCAATCATAGCCTGAAGGACCTTGGCCGATCACGACTCCGACTTCAGGGTAGCCGCCCTGCTCAATGATATGGCGGCTGCCAAAGGAGCCGCACAGAGAGTGCTTCTTCTCCCGTCCGATGCCAAGGATGCCGGTGATCTCGATGGCCTGTCCCGGCGCAGCCTCCACGGGGTAGAACCGGTTTCGGGGCGCTCCGCCATTGTGGAGCTTCATCATGGACACGTAGGACTCTGGCAGCTTGAAGACCAGCTCCTCCTCCACGGAAGCGATCAGCTCCTCTGAGGGAGTGTCTGATCGGTACAGCTCTGCCGCCGGAGCGTCATCGTTCCAGAAGCTGAGCGGGTCCTTCTCCAGGTCCAGCGCAGCCGCCGGCTGATAGGTGCGGAAGGATGGAGCTCCGGCTGTCACAGCCTGCTCGGCGGGCTCTGCCTCCTCTTCATCGAGGTCCGGCTCCGCAGACGCTTCCCGCTCCTGTTCAATCCACTCCAGAAACTCCAGCGTATCCTCATCGCCCGGCTCAAGGCGGTCCGCTTCCCGAAAGGCCTGCTCGGCTTCATCATAGCGCTCCGCATAGTAGTAGGCCAGTCCGATCCGGTAATGCCACAAGGGATCCTCCTGCCCTTCCTCCTCGATCCGCAGAAACTGGGTAATGGCATCCTCATAGCGCTCCAGGTTGCTGTACGCTCTGCCGAGCTGGCTGATCAGCTCATAATCCTGTTCTTCAACCGGAATCTCTTCAATAGCCTCTGCAATGCGCTGGAACTCGTCCTCCTCATGCCAGTCCTCAAGCTGTGTCAATAGCTCTTCTCTCATCCCTTTGCCTCCTACATGTTAGTGCTGTTGCTGTGATTATACCATGTTCTGCCGTCCAGACCAGCACGGACCGCTCCTGCAAAGAACGTGAACCCGGCAGGAATCTGCGTCCTGGCTGTGGAATATAGGGAAGTGAGAAGAAAGACAAGCTGCAGGAGGGAGTCACCATGAAATCCATCACGGTTCAGAGCCTGGCCAACGCCTTTCAACTGGAGGTCTTGGCTGGAAGCGGTCATACCGACCGAAGCATTGCCCGCTCCAAAGTGCACCGGCCGGGGCTGGAGTTTGTCGGTTACTTTGATTTTTTTCCAATGGAACGGGTACAGGTGCTTGGACGCAAGGAGATTACCTATCTGCTCACGCTCACGGTGGAGGAGCGCGTGCTGCATATCCGGAATATTGTTCATTATCATCCACCCTGCTTTATCGTCACGGCTGATCAGCAGGATATTCCGTATCTTACACTGTTTTGTGAGGAGGAAGGCATTCCGCTGCTGCGGACGAAAGAGTCCACGACCGAATTTATCGCGAAGCTCGACCGTTATCTGACGAAGGAGCTCGCACCGGAAATTTCCATCCACGGGGTCTGCCTCAATGTGGCAGGCATCGGTATTCTGCTCCGCGGCAAATCAGGCATTGGCAAAAGCGAAACCGCCCACACCTTGATCCGCCGGGGTCACCGGCTGGTCGCCGACGATATTGTTGTGCTGAAGAAGCTGGGACCGGCTACCCTGCTGGGTACTCATAACGAGACGTCCCGCGAATTTCTCGCGCTGCGCAGCATTGGTCTCATTAATGTGGTGCGGCAATACGGACGCACGGCCTTTCAGGATGAATCCCGCATCGTGCTGGATATCGAGCTGACGTCCTGGCAGGACCGGGCGCTGAACAATGAGCTGGAGGTCGAGCAGAAGTACAGCGATTATCTTGGCGTCAAGGTTCCCTACATCGAGATTCAGCTGCAGCCCGGCCGCGACGTCGGCGGCCTGATTGAAGCTGCTGCGAACAGCTGGTATTTGAAGCAGCTGGGCTACA is part of the Paenibacillus algicola genome and harbors:
- a CDS encoding GntP family permease — its product is MVTGNLLIVIFLLSLAALFFAILKLKIEPFLALVSVALVTALVIGMPLNEVASTVTTGFGNTLTGVGILIGLGVIFGQFLGASGAVEKIAQSVLKVFGVKRSPAGLALTGTAVSIPVFFDAAFVILSGLIRSLSSKTGITVVSFVTALGVGLIVSHNMIAPTPGPLVVAENTGAELGLFILYGIIVAIPATLVGGYLYGMLIGKRMKHSGDMEEIAVDPADQPKKEIGTGLSFFMLALPIVLILANTVSKLLLPDTSISSFFGFVGEKNVALLISVFAALFLLRPYISIPYSRLYSEAINSAGIIILITGAGGAFGAVINKSGIGDYLIQTMQSWSIPVLLLAFIFSQILRASLGSATVALVTTSSILGPMAVDLGVSPILLGLAICAGGIGLSLPNDSGFWVVSRFGKLTVPQTLQAWTLGGFIAGLTALATVFVLSLFSGILPGL
- the msrA gene encoding peptide-methionine (S)-S-oxide reductase MsrA, which translates into the protein MALSQVDHDGRKDKMQVARLAMGCFWSPEALFGALPGVISTRTGYAGGKLKGPTYRQMGDHSESVELYFDPGLISYEELLRIFWRHHTPEVINDYKGRQYRSLLLYSGENQRKAALDVLQELASASGRAPATELLPFEAFYPAEDRHQKYYLKRFPDAMGKLEQHFASLEDLQRSTLAARLNGLAKGFTNRERILLELQQWDVSGEEKERIQRLITSIRW
- the hprK gene encoding HPr(Ser) kinase/phosphatase, producing MKSITVQSLANAFQLEVLAGSGHTDRSIARSKVHRPGLEFVGYFDFFPMERVQVLGRKEITYLLTLTVEERVLHIRNIVHYHPPCFIVTADQQDIPYLTLFCEEEGIPLLRTKESTTEFIAKLDRYLTKELAPEISIHGVCLNVAGIGILLRGKSGIGKSETAHTLIRRGHRLVADDIVVLKKLGPATLLGTHNETSREFLALRSIGLINVVRQYGRTAFQDESRIVLDIELTSWQDRALNNELEVEQKYSDYLGVKVPYIEIQLQPGRDVGGLIEAAANSWYLKQLGYSAAEEFMNRIDNGMQP
- a CDS encoding SMI1/KNR4 family protein; its protein translation is MREELLTQLEDWHEEDEFQRIAEAIEEIPVEEQDYELISQLGRAYSNLERYEDAITQFLRIEEEGQEDPLWHYRIGLAYYYAERYDEAEQAFREADRLEPGDEDTLEFLEWIEQEREASAEPDLDEEEAEPAEQAVTAGAPSFRTYQPAAALDLEKDPLSFWNDDAPAAELYRSDTPSEELIASVEEELVFKLPESYVSMMKLHNGGAPRNRFYPVEAAPGQAIEITGILGIGREKKHSLCGSFGSRHIIEQGGYPEVGVVIGQGPSGYDCIMLDYRETGNDGEPAVIHVDRGHGYAVTKLAESFADFINRWARG